Proteins from a single region of Equus asinus isolate D_3611 breed Donkey chromosome 17, EquAss-T2T_v2, whole genome shotgun sequence:
- the LOC106833486 gene encoding glutathione S-transferase P: MPPYTIVYFSVRGRCEAMRMLLADQGQSWKEEVVTVDTWMQGPLKASCLYGQLPKFQDGDLTLYQSNAILRHLGRSLGLYGKDQREAALVDMVNDGVEDLRCKYVTLIYTNYEAGKEDYVKALPGHLKPFETLLSQNQGGQAFIVGNQISFADYNLLDLLLIHQVLAPSCLDSFPLLSAYVARLSARPKLKAFLASPEHVNLPINGNGKQ; encoded by the exons A tGCCGCCCTACACCATCGTCTACTTCTCCGTTCGAG ggcgcTGCGAGGCCATGCGCATGCTGCTGGCTGACCAGGGCCAGAGCtggaaggaggaggtggtgacCGTGGACACCTGGATGCAGGGCCCACTCAAGGCCTCCTGT CTGTACGGGCAGCTCCCCAAGTTCCAGGACGGAGACCTCACCCTGTACCAGTCCAATGCCATCCTGAGACACCTGGGCCGCTCCCTCG GGCTGTATGGGAAGGACCAGCGGGAGGCGGCGCTGGTGGACATGGTGAATGACGGCGTGGAGGACCTCCGCTGCAAATACGTGACTCTCATCTACACCAACTAT GAGGCAGGCAAGGAGGACTATGTGAAAGCACTGCCCGGGCACCTGAAGCCTTTTGAGACCCTGCTGTCCCAGAACCAGGGGGGTCAGGCTTTCATTGTGGGCAACCAG ATCTCTTTCGCCGACTACAACCTGCTGGACTTGCTGCTGATCCACCAGGTTCTGGCCCCCAGCTGCCTGGACTCTTTCCCCCTGCTCTCGGCCTACGTGGCACGCCTCAGCGCCCGCCCCAAGCTCAAGGCATTCCTGGCCTCCCCCGAGCACGTGAACCTGCCCATCAATGGCAATGGGAAACAGTGA